The following are encoded together in the Streptomyces rapamycinicus NRRL 5491 genome:
- a CDS encoding zinc-binding dehydrogenase, whose product MAVFPAPGTWSDFVVVPADLAVPVPDGVSDETAALMLVNPLTLCMLYRGVEEALRGQAGPVLQTAAGSSVGRLVSAAAVRHDLQLINLVRSTSGAEKVRTLYPSQPVIATCDDDWREQVRLHAGERDVQVVLDCVGGAMTQDLAELLADGGTLISYGHPGSGTTSLEALPLMARALTVRGMSILRWMSRTPGERAQDVAFAQDLAQNTPDLLEVAASYDLADFKPAIEHARRPAKSGTVLLTTPRTADSGHGAAR is encoded by the coding sequence GTGGCGGTTTTCCCGGCGCCGGGAACGTGGAGCGACTTCGTCGTGGTCCCGGCCGATCTGGCAGTGCCGGTGCCGGACGGAGTCAGCGACGAGACCGCGGCCCTGATGCTGGTCAACCCGCTGACGCTGTGCATGCTGTACCGCGGGGTGGAGGAGGCCCTGCGCGGGCAGGCGGGTCCGGTGCTTCAGACCGCCGCCGGCTCGTCCGTCGGCAGGCTGGTCAGCGCGGCTGCGGTCCGGCACGACCTGCAGTTGATCAACCTCGTGCGCAGCACCTCCGGTGCCGAGAAGGTGCGGACGTTGTACCCCTCCCAGCCCGTGATCGCGACGTGCGACGACGACTGGCGGGAACAAGTCCGCCTGCATGCCGGTGAGCGGGATGTCCAGGTGGTCCTCGACTGTGTCGGTGGTGCCATGACCCAGGACCTTGCCGAACTGCTCGCCGACGGCGGCACCCTGATCTCCTACGGGCATCCGGGTTCCGGCACGACATCGTTGGAGGCGCTGCCTCTCATGGCGCGGGCGCTGACGGTGCGGGGGATGTCGATACTGCGCTGGATGAGCCGCACCCCCGGGGAGCGGGCCCAGGATGTCGCCTTCGCCCAGGATCTGGCGCAGAACACGCCGGACCTGCTCGAAGTCGCGGCCAGCTACGACCTCGCCGACTTCAAGCCGGCCATCGAGCACGCCCGCCGCCCGGCCAAGAGCGGAACCGTCCTGCTCACCACACCGCGGACGGCCGACTCCGGACACGGGGCCGCCCGATGA
- a CDS encoding DUF6653 family protein: protein MTRKNAAAAVHGMSDETWKRHANPWSVWTRFAAIPAFELAVWSRQWLGWWCLAAVLTVVVWLWLNVHLFQPVEPTSWAARGIYGEQLHVDGKVPAEHKTTANWLIASGLTGFALIAWGLTALNIWPLILGTVMVVLAQLWRIDRYGLLFQQHLREQVPDDAG, encoded by the coding sequence ATGACTCGCAAGAACGCCGCAGCCGCCGTCCACGGGATGTCCGACGAAACCTGGAAGAGGCACGCCAACCCGTGGAGCGTGTGGACTCGTTTCGCCGCCATCCCGGCCTTCGAGCTGGCTGTGTGGAGCCGGCAATGGCTCGGCTGGTGGTGCCTGGCCGCCGTCCTCACCGTCGTTGTCTGGCTCTGGCTCAACGTGCACCTGTTCCAGCCGGTGGAGCCCACCAGCTGGGCTGCCAGGGGCATCTACGGTGAGCAGCTCCACGTCGACGGCAAGGTTCCAGCCGAGCACAAGACGACCGCCAACTGGCTGATCGCATCCGGCCTGACCGGCTTCGCACTGATCGCCTGGGGGCTGACCGCCTTGAACATCTGGCCGCTCATACTGGGCACGGTCATGGTCGTGCTCGCCCAGCTATGGCGAATCGACCGCTACGGCCTGCTGTTCCAGCAGCACCTCCGCGAGCAGGTCCCGGATGACGCAGGGTGA
- a CDS encoding alkene reductase produces the protein MPHQTSVPSAQPLLQPVQLGALKLPNRVVMAPMTRSRASNEELAPTALHATHYTQRAGAGLIISEGTWVSTDAIGFINVPGIYTDAQTVGWTKVTEAVHSAGGRIVSQLGHAGAASHPDHHGGRLPAGPSAINPHEMSYTPDGPKDSLTPRALTAADIATTIDTYRQAAANALRAGFDGLEIHAQASHLVAQFLNPRLNQRTDAYGGSSEKRAQFLFDVVDAVGSVWGSDRIGVKLSPYWNHGPAFTADSETLAEYDLLLKRLSDTDLAYLHLVGPEPDTGTDDTFTAFTHYRAHYHGAVIANLGFTQASGNELLERQLADAVSFGAPFIANPDLVDRFTHGHPLAAGSRDTYFAGGAEGYTDYPAVAGS, from the coding sequence ATGCCCCACCAGACCTCAGTACCCAGCGCCCAGCCCCTCCTGCAGCCCGTTCAGCTGGGCGCGCTCAAGCTGCCCAACCGCGTCGTCATGGCTCCCATGACGCGCTCCCGGGCCAGCAACGAGGAACTGGCCCCCACCGCCCTGCACGCCACCCACTACACGCAGCGCGCCGGCGCCGGCCTGATCATCAGCGAAGGGACCTGGGTCAGCACGGACGCGATCGGCTTCATCAACGTCCCCGGCATCTACACCGACGCCCAGACCGTCGGCTGGACCAAGGTCACCGAAGCCGTGCACTCCGCGGGAGGCAGGATCGTCTCGCAACTCGGTCACGCCGGCGCCGCCTCCCACCCGGATCACCACGGCGGCAGGCTCCCCGCCGGCCCTTCGGCGATCAATCCCCACGAGATGTCCTACACCCCCGACGGCCCGAAGGACTCCCTCACGCCCCGCGCCTTGACCGCGGCGGATATCGCCACCACGATCGACACCTACCGGCAGGCAGCCGCCAACGCTCTGCGCGCCGGATTCGACGGCCTGGAGATCCACGCGCAGGCATCCCACCTCGTGGCCCAGTTCCTCAACCCCCGCCTGAACCAGCGCACCGACGCCTACGGCGGCAGCAGTGAGAAGCGGGCCCAGTTCCTGTTCGACGTCGTGGATGCCGTCGGCAGCGTGTGGGGCAGCGACCGCATCGGCGTCAAACTCTCGCCCTACTGGAATCACGGGCCTGCCTTCACCGCAGATTCCGAGACGCTGGCCGAGTACGACCTGCTCCTCAAGCGCCTCAGCGACACCGACCTGGCCTATCTCCACCTCGTGGGGCCGGAACCCGACACGGGAACTGACGACACCTTCACCGCATTCACCCACTACCGCGCCCACTACCACGGCGCCGTCATCGCCAACCTCGGCTTCACGCAAGCGAGCGGCAACGAGCTCCTCGAGCGGCAGCTGGCCGACGCGGTTTCCTTCGGCGCTCCCTTCATCGCCAATCCAGACCTCGTCGATCGATTCACCCACGGCCACCCTCTCGCCGCGGGCAGCCGCGACACGTACTTCGCGGGTGGCGCGGAGGGATACACGGACTACCCCGCGGTGGCCGGCTCCTAA
- a CDS encoding TetR/AcrR family transcriptional regulator has protein sequence MPRITREDKARNRQNIVEAAGRMFRSQGVDAVGIAELMKEAGLTHGGFYNHFASKDDLAVEACGTSFQASLGSLEHILEEGVDPTGPPLKRVVDNYLSAAHRDASDGGCPSASLVTDAGRHSDTVQRAYASGVEGYLTGFAQEFAREHEGEITSREARDRAVLLFSRLVGAMALARAVSHVRPELSDEILRTCRAHALD, from the coding sequence ATGCCGCGGATCACCAGGGAAGACAAGGCCAGGAACCGGCAGAACATCGTCGAGGCGGCTGGGCGCATGTTCCGCTCGCAGGGCGTCGATGCCGTAGGGATCGCCGAACTGATGAAGGAAGCGGGCCTGACCCACGGCGGCTTCTACAACCACTTCGCGTCCAAAGACGATCTGGCTGTCGAGGCGTGCGGCACCTCGTTCCAAGCCTCTCTGGGCTCCCTGGAGCACATCCTTGAGGAAGGCGTCGATCCCACCGGCCCACCGCTGAAACGAGTGGTGGACAACTATCTTTCGGCCGCCCACCGCGATGCCTCGGACGGCGGCTGTCCCTCCGCCTCCCTGGTCACCGACGCCGGACGGCACAGCGACACGGTCCAGCGCGCCTACGCGAGCGGCGTGGAGGGATACCTCACCGGCTTCGCCCAGGAGTTCGCCCGCGAGCACGAAGGGGAGATCACCTCACGGGAAGCACGGGACCGTGCGGTGCTGCTGTTCAGCCGACTCGTAGGGGCAATGGCCCTCGCCCGCGCAGTGAGCCACGTCCGGCCTGAACTGTCCGACGAGATTCTGCGGACCTGCCGCGCCCACGCTCTCGACTGA
- a CDS encoding IS5 family transposase — protein sequence MGRHDLTNAQWAKLEPLLPAGKKSGRPPVHTKRQLIDGMRWRTRAGAPWRDVPERYGPWGTVYGLFRRWQRDGTWHRIFEQLQARADAEGLITWDVSVDSTIARAHQHAAGARKRGICRSSRPVVCSPSRTTTVSDAPGVG from the coding sequence ATGGGGAGGCACGATCTGACGAATGCGCAGTGGGCGAAGCTGGAGCCCCTGCTCCCTGCTGGGAAGAAGTCCGGACGACCGCCGGTACACACCAAGCGGCAGCTGATAGACGGCATGCGCTGGCGCACCCGCGCCGGTGCTCCGTGGCGGGACGTGCCCGAGCGGTACGGCCCATGGGGGACGGTGTACGGACTGTTCCGCCGTTGGCAGCGGGACGGCACCTGGCACCGCATCTTCGAGCAACTGCAGGCCCGGGCCGATGCCGAGGGACTGATCACCTGGGACGTCTCGGTGGACTCCACCATCGCCCGCGCCCACCAGCATGCGGCCGGTGCCCGCAAAAGGGGGATCTGCAGATCGAGCCGCCCGGTGGTCTGTTCACCGAGCCGGACGACCACGGTCTCGGACGCTCCAGGGGTGGGCTGA
- a CDS encoding IS5 family transposase (programmed frameshift) has product MVERLVPDELWELFQRVLPEAPTRPQGGGRRRHGDREVLAAIVFVATSGCTWQQLPSASFGPSGATAHRRFAEWSKARVWAKLHRLVLDELGSRGELDWSRCAIDSVNMRALKKGDLTGPNPVDRGKYGSKIHLITERTGLPLSVGISGANLHDSQALEPLVRGIPPIRSRRGPRRRRPAKLHGDKGYDYDHLRRWLRQRGVRHRIARKGIESSKRLGRHRWTIERTMAWLAGSRRLHRRYERKAAHFLAFTSIACTLICYRRLAK; this is encoded by the exons ATCGTTGAGCGGCTGGTGCCGGATGAGCTGTGGGAGTTGTTCCAACGCGTGCTCCCGGAAGCGCCGACCCGGCCTCAAGGAGGTGGCCGACGCCGACATGGCGACCGGGAGGTGCTGGCTGCGATCGTGTTCGTGGCAACGTCGGGCTGCACGTGGCAGCAACTGCCCTCCGCCTCGTTCGGGCCGTCGGGAGCCACGGCCCACCGTCGCTTCGCCGAGTGGTCGAAGGCCCGGGTGTGGGCGAAGCTCCATCGCCTGGTCCTCGATGAACTCGGCTCCCGCGGCGAACTGGACTGGTCCCGCTGTGCGATCGACTCGGTGAACATGCGGGCCCTGAAAA AGGGGGACCTGACAGGCCCGAATCCTGTTGACCGGGGCAAGTACGGCTCGAAGATCCACTTGATCACAGAGCGGACCGGACTGCCCCTGTCTGTCGGGATCTCCGGCGCGAACCTGCACGACAGCCAGGCCCTCGAACCGCTCGTACGCGGCATCCCGCCCATCCGCTCCCGCCGCGGACCCCGCCGACGACGGCCTGCCAAGCTCCACGGCGACAAGGGCTACGACTACGACCACCTGCGCCGATGGTTACGCCAGCGCGGTGTCCGGCACCGCATCGCACGCAAGGGCATCGAGTCCTCCAAGCGCCTGGGACGGCACCGTTGGACCATCGAACGGACCATGGCCTGGCTCGCCGGATCCCGCCGCCTGCACCGCCGCTACGAACGCAAGGCCGCCCACTTCCTGGCCTTCACCAGCATCGCCTGTACCCTCATCTGCTACCGCAGACTCGCCAAATGA
- the istB gene encoding IS21-like element helper ATPase IstB yields the protein MQAATTAIDTACRLLRLPSIRSEFADIADRAAKDQMTYRGFLAELLMAECDDRARRRSERRIKAAGFPREKSLRTFDFDANPNIDPATINTLADCEWIKKSQPLCLIGDSGTGESHMLIALGTEAAMKGYRVRYTLATKLVNELVEAADEKQLNKTIARYGRVDLLCIDELGYMELDRHGAELLFQVLTEREEKNSVAIASNESFGGWTKTFTDPRLCAAIVDRLTFNGTIIETGTDSYRLASTRARTEQPVKAS from the coding sequence ATGCAGGCCGCCACCACGGCCATCGACACCGCCTGCCGTCTGCTGCGGCTGCCGTCGATCCGCAGCGAGTTCGCCGACATCGCCGACCGGGCCGCCAAGGATCAGATGACCTACCGCGGCTTCCTCGCCGAACTGCTGATGGCCGAGTGCGACGACCGGGCCCGCCGCCGCTCGGAACGACGGATCAAGGCAGCCGGCTTCCCCCGGGAGAAGTCGCTGCGGACCTTCGACTTCGACGCCAACCCCAACATCGATCCGGCCACCATCAACACCCTCGCCGACTGCGAGTGGATCAAGAAGAGCCAGCCGCTCTGCCTGATCGGCGACTCCGGCACCGGAGAGTCCCACATGCTCATCGCGCTGGGCACCGAGGCCGCGATGAAGGGCTACCGCGTCCGCTACACCCTCGCCACCAAACTCGTGAACGAGCTGGTCGAGGCCGCCGACGAGAAGCAACTGAACAAGACCATCGCCCGCTACGGCCGCGTCGACCTCCTCTGCATCGACGAGCTGGGCTACATGGAGCTGGACCGGCACGGTGCTGAGCTGCTGTTCCAGGTCCTGACCGAGCGCGAGGAGAAGAACAGCGTCGCCATCGCCTCCAACGAGTCATTCGGCGGGTGGACGAAGACCTTCACCGATCCCCGCCTTTGCGCGGCCATCGTCGACCGGCTCACCTTCAACGGCACCATCATCGAGACCGGCACCGACTCCTATCGCCTCGCCAGTACCCGGGCCCGAACCGAACAGCCTGTCAAGGCCAGCTGA
- a CDS encoding aminotransferase class V-fold PLP-dependent enzyme: MSETDVIAAPRPLLLADGRPADRAWTLDPAMRHLNHGSFGAVPLVAQERQKQLRVEMECSPVVWFPALPQRIADTRVEIADFLAVAADDLALVPNASAGISTVYAALDRRRGGEIVVTDHGYGAVTMGAERLARDRWDGGVRTARVPLDADEEQACEAVFAELSEATDLIVVDQITSATARRLPVERIGAEARRRGIPLLVDGAHAPGLLPAPLSGLTCDFWVGNLHKWGCAPRGTAALVARGPLRERLYPPIDSWGAEDPYPDRFDQQGTVDATCYLAAPTALGFIEHTWGWRHARRYMDHLAGYAAQVIGAAFTELTGADSSVDVGMPVPGMRLVRLPEGLGATRVEADALRDRVAGELGVEAAFTSFGGIGYLRVSAHVYNTAADYEYFAETCVPVLAEWARAARGRHGAP; this comes from the coding sequence GTGAGCGAGACCGATGTCATCGCGGCGCCACGCCCCCTGTTGCTGGCCGACGGCCGTCCCGCCGACCGGGCGTGGACGCTGGACCCCGCCATGAGACACCTGAACCACGGTTCCTTCGGCGCGGTTCCCCTGGTGGCACAGGAGCGGCAGAAGCAGCTGCGGGTGGAGATGGAGTGCTCCCCGGTGGTGTGGTTCCCGGCGCTGCCTCAGCGGATCGCCGACACCAGGGTCGAGATCGCCGACTTCTTGGCGGTGGCCGCCGACGACCTGGCCCTGGTGCCGAACGCGAGCGCGGGCATCAGCACCGTGTACGCCGCCCTCGACCGTCGCCGCGGCGGGGAGATCGTCGTCACCGACCACGGTTACGGCGCCGTGACCATGGGCGCCGAGCGGCTGGCGCGCGACCGCTGGGATGGCGGGGTCCGCACCGCGCGGGTACCCCTCGACGCAGATGAGGAGCAAGCGTGCGAGGCCGTGTTCGCCGAACTGTCCGAGGCGACGGACCTCATCGTGGTGGACCAGATCACCTCGGCGACCGCCCGCCGGCTGCCGGTGGAGCGGATCGGAGCGGAGGCCCGGCGGCGCGGGATCCCGCTGCTCGTGGACGGTGCGCACGCACCTGGTCTGCTCCCCGCCCCGCTCTCGGGGCTGACCTGCGATTTCTGGGTCGGAAACCTGCACAAGTGGGGATGCGCGCCCCGGGGCACCGCAGCGCTCGTCGCCCGCGGTCCACTGCGTGAGCGGCTCTACCCACCGATCGACTCATGGGGTGCAGAGGATCCGTACCCCGACCGCTTCGACCAGCAGGGCACGGTGGATGCCACCTGCTATCTGGCGGCACCGACGGCGCTCGGCTTCATAGAGCACACCTGGGGCTGGAGGCACGCCCGCCGCTATATGGACCACCTGGCCGGTTACGCCGCGCAGGTCATCGGTGCCGCGTTCACCGAGCTGACCGGCGCCGACAGCAGCGTCGACGTCGGCATGCCGGTCCCCGGGATGCGTCTGGTGCGGCTGCCCGAGGGGCTCGGCGCCACCCGCGTCGAGGCCGACGCGCTGCGCGACCGGGTCGCCGGGGAGCTGGGTGTCGAGGCGGCCTTCACCAGCTTCGGCGGCATCGGCTATCTGCGGGTGTCCGCCCACGTCTACAACACCGCCGCCGACTACGAGTACTTCGCCGAGACCTGCGTCCCCGTCCTCGCTGAGTGGGCCCGCGCGGCTCGCGGGCGGCACGGCGCGCCATAG
- a CDS encoding GbsR/MarR family transcriptional regulator, whose amino-acid sequence MSYDKQLRDVAEKLALILAQGGMQKTTARVMTSLLFSQRETMTAADLCEELQISSGAVSGAVKQLTQSGLLERVPAPGSRRDHYRFPDGAWAKLMSQQNQLLATMGEVAEQGLAAAGGPSTPAGRRLAEMEDFYAFILRELPPLIDRWRTNFTAKREADHD is encoded by the coding sequence ATGAGCTACGACAAGCAGCTGCGGGACGTGGCGGAGAAGCTGGCGCTGATCCTCGCGCAGGGCGGGATGCAGAAGACCACCGCGCGGGTGATGACCTCCCTGCTGTTCAGCCAGCGGGAAACAATGACCGCCGCCGACCTGTGCGAGGAGCTGCAGATCAGTTCCGGTGCGGTGTCCGGCGCCGTGAAGCAGCTCACCCAGAGTGGCCTATTGGAGCGGGTCCCGGCGCCGGGCAGCCGCCGGGACCACTACCGTTTCCCGGATGGTGCCTGGGCAAAGCTCATGTCGCAGCAGAACCAGCTACTGGCCACCATGGGTGAAGTCGCCGAGCAGGGGCTCGCAGCGGCCGGCGGCCCATCCACCCCGGCTGGGCGGCGACTGGCGGAGATGGAGGACTTCTATGCGTTCATACTGCGCGAGCTGCCCCCGCTGATCGACCGGTGGCGTACGAACTTCACAGCGAAACGAGAAGCTGACCACGACTGA
- a CDS encoding ABC transporter substrate-binding protein: MRRRTVALALGTAAAMVLTGCSAMSPNANGTVTLNMVESLTNPSRTDLLKGLIADFEKQNPKIKVNLISPPTEQADQKIQQMLQSGSGVDALEVRDITVGPWSNNGWLYDMAKDLKGWQGWNAMTENAVKASEDAKGRTFFVPYGFYGLSLFYRKDLIKDAGFSKPPASWDQLLKQASAINDPAERRYGYAFRGGANANSNATAIIEAYVADKVDLANGYKLKNGRTIFSAPEALDALKTYLTLFKKASPKSSVSWGYPEMVEAFSNGSTAFLLQDPEVIATVSESKSISKEQWDTAPLVAGPSGKTVQPLATAGWGVAKGSKHKAETVKLIKFLSQGKASTDFTKKNSLVPILKSATEDPFYKTGPWSSYVTMTKHPDTYLNVSQPRGVTWWREWEQKSDADVQKMVTGKMSPKELLTGWDAYWTEKWEQEK; encoded by the coding sequence ATGAGGAGAAGGACGGTAGCCCTCGCCCTCGGCACCGCCGCGGCGATGGTCCTGACCGGCTGTTCCGCCATGAGTCCGAACGCGAACGGCACGGTCACGCTCAACATGGTCGAGAGCCTGACCAACCCCTCCCGCACCGATCTGCTCAAGGGGCTCATAGCCGACTTCGAGAAGCAGAACCCCAAGATCAAGGTCAACCTGATCTCGCCGCCCACCGAACAGGCCGATCAGAAGATCCAGCAGATGCTCCAGTCCGGCAGCGGCGTGGACGCACTCGAGGTACGGGACATCACGGTCGGCCCGTGGTCGAACAACGGCTGGCTGTACGACATGGCGAAGGACCTCAAGGGCTGGCAGGGCTGGAATGCCATGACGGAGAACGCCGTCAAGGCGTCCGAAGACGCCAAGGGCCGTACCTTCTTCGTCCCCTACGGCTTCTACGGGCTGAGCCTCTTCTACCGCAAGGACCTGATCAAGGACGCCGGGTTCAGCAAGCCCCCGGCCTCCTGGGACCAGCTGCTGAAGCAGGCCTCCGCCATCAACGACCCGGCGGAGCGCCGCTACGGCTACGCGTTCCGCGGCGGGGCCAACGCCAACAGCAACGCCACTGCCATCATCGAGGCGTACGTGGCCGACAAGGTCGACCTCGCCAACGGCTACAAGCTGAAGAACGGGCGCACGATCTTCTCCGCGCCCGAGGCCCTGGACGCCCTCAAGACCTACCTCACGCTCTTCAAGAAGGCATCGCCCAAGTCATCCGTGTCCTGGGGCTATCCGGAGATGGTCGAGGCGTTCTCCAACGGCTCCACGGCCTTCCTGCTCCAGGATCCGGAAGTCATCGCCACGGTCTCCGAGTCCAAGTCGATCTCGAAGGAGCAGTGGGACACCGCTCCGCTGGTGGCCGGACCCAGCGGGAAGACCGTCCAGCCGCTGGCCACCGCCGGGTGGGGCGTCGCGAAGGGCAGCAAGCACAAGGCCGAGACCGTCAAGCTGATCAAGTTCCTGTCCCAGGGCAAGGCGTCGACGGACTTCACCAAGAAGAACAGCCTGGTGCCGATCCTCAAGTCGGCGACCGAGGACCCGTTCTACAAGACCGGCCCGTGGTCGTCCTACGTCACCATGACCAAGCACCCCGACACCTATCTCAACGTCAGCCAGCCGCGCGGCGTGACCTGGTGGCGCGAGTGGGAGCAGAAGTCCGACGCCGACGTGCAGAAGATGGTGACCGGCAAGATGTCGCCCAAGGAGCTGCTGACGGGCTGGGACGCGTACTGGACCGAGAAGTGGGAGCAGGAGAAGTAG
- a CDS encoding carbohydrate ABC transporter permease — protein MIGKETTAGRAVRVVFLGLWLAFTVFPLYWITITSLKAPGDIFSFPLAYWPEHFSLENYSELFNKADFGTYLTNSLIVATVAGAVATAISMLSAYVLARFEFRTKSALLTAALVTQMIPAFIALGPLYLLMTDLKLVDNRLGLILVYIAVCIPFCTVMLRGFFENIPDALEEAAMIDGLSRFAALFRVLLPVMRPGIVAAFIFNFVNCWNELFLSVTLMNSDANKTTPTALNGFISSFNIDWGSMSAAAVFTILPTMVLFAFASRHIVQGLTSGAVKG, from the coding sequence GTGATCGGCAAAGAGACCACGGCGGGCCGGGCCGTCCGGGTCGTCTTCCTGGGGCTGTGGCTGGCCTTCACCGTCTTCCCGCTCTACTGGATCACCATCACCTCGCTGAAGGCGCCGGGCGACATCTTCTCCTTCCCCCTCGCCTACTGGCCCGAGCACTTCTCGCTGGAGAACTACAGTGAGCTGTTCAACAAGGCCGACTTCGGGACCTATCTCACCAACAGCCTCATCGTCGCGACCGTCGCGGGCGCGGTCGCCACCGCCATCTCGATGCTGTCGGCGTATGTGCTGGCGCGCTTCGAGTTCCGCACCAAGTCCGCGTTGCTGACGGCCGCCCTGGTCACCCAGATGATCCCGGCCTTCATCGCGCTGGGCCCGCTGTATCTGCTGATGACCGACCTGAAACTGGTCGACAACCGGCTCGGGCTCATCCTCGTCTACATCGCCGTGTGTATCCCCTTCTGCACGGTGATGCTCCGCGGCTTCTTCGAGAACATCCCCGACGCACTGGAGGAGGCCGCGATGATCGACGGCCTCTCCCGGTTCGCGGCGCTGTTCCGGGTGCTGCTCCCGGTGATGCGTCCGGGGATCGTGGCGGCGTTCATCTTCAACTTCGTCAACTGCTGGAACGAGCTGTTCCTGTCGGTGACCCTGATGAACAGCGACGCCAACAAGACGACCCCCACGGCCCTCAACGGATTCATCTCCAGCTTCAACATCGACTGGGGCTCGATGTCCGCAGCGGCCGTGTTCACGATCCTGCCGACCATGGTGCTCTTCGCCTTCGCGAGCCGCCACATCGTGCAGGGGCTCACCTCCGGCGCCGTGAAGGGGTGA
- a CDS encoding NADPH-dependent F420 reductase — protein MLGAGAIAQAIAQHAIRHGHEVMLSNSRGPASLAPLVKDLGALAAAATPAEAATADLVVLAVPWPRIPDTVAGLPRLDKTVVIDTTNQFASLSPTPEIADLGDLTGSEYVSSLLPGARVVKAFNSLYAQFIAPDPRHEAGRQVLFLAGDDADAKNTVRDLTSEFGFAPVDLGTLREGGRLIQLGGPLSALHALKQD, from the coding sequence ATGCTCGGAGCCGGAGCGATAGCCCAGGCCATCGCCCAGCACGCGATCCGTCACGGCCACGAGGTCATGCTCAGCAACAGCCGAGGACCTGCCTCCCTGGCCCCGCTGGTCAAGGACCTCGGCGCGCTCGCGGCAGCCGCGACCCCTGCGGAGGCCGCCACCGCGGACCTCGTCGTGCTCGCGGTCCCCTGGCCGCGGATTCCTGACACCGTCGCCGGGCTCCCCCGCCTGGACAAGACCGTCGTCATCGACACCACCAACCAGTTCGCCTCCCTTTCCCCGACCCCGGAGATCGCCGATCTGGGCGACCTCACCGGGAGCGAATACGTGTCCTCCCTGCTTCCCGGCGCGCGCGTGGTCAAGGCGTTCAACTCCCTCTACGCGCAGTTCATCGCACCCGATCCCCGCCACGAGGCAGGGCGGCAGGTGCTGTTCCTCGCCGGCGACGACGCCGATGCCAAGAACACCGTGAGAGACCTGACCTCCGAGTTCGGCTTCGCTCCCGTCGACCTCGGAACGCTGCGCGAGGGAGGACGCCTCATCCAGCTCGGCGGCCCCCTGTCCGCCCTCCACGCCCTCAAGCAGGACTGA
- a CDS encoding carbohydrate ABC transporter permease, whose protein sequence is MPATSATTTGPKTSRPVRKQAAPRARNGPRGGRKREFTTRRGLLIAAFMAPAAIFVAVFTYYPMIAGSQMAFRHWDLNDLTDTSWVGLDNFHRVFSDPNWGTVLGNTGAWVIGSIVPQLVIGFALALWLRRRFRFRGVYQALIFFPWAISGFLIGILFRWMFNSEFGVVNDLLQKAGLIDEPVAWLADPHKAMIAVLIANIWYGVTFFTIMILAALQSVPDELYEAAALDGAGKARTLFQITIPYIRVTLVLTVLLRVIWIFNFPDLIFGMTGGGPNNQTHIVTTWMIKITQQGDYGKASALGLLVVAGLLLFTVFFLLATREKREVRS, encoded by the coding sequence ATGCCCGCCACGTCCGCAACGACGACCGGGCCGAAGACTTCGCGCCCCGTCCGGAAGCAAGCGGCCCCGCGGGCCCGGAACGGGCCGCGGGGCGGCCGGAAGCGGGAGTTCACGACCCGCCGGGGCCTGCTCATCGCCGCCTTCATGGCGCCTGCCGCGATCTTCGTGGCGGTGTTCACGTACTACCCCATGATCGCGGGCAGCCAGATGGCCTTCCGCCACTGGGATCTGAACGATCTCACCGACACCTCCTGGGTGGGCCTGGACAACTTCCACCGTGTCTTCTCCGACCCCAACTGGGGCACCGTGCTGGGCAATACGGGCGCCTGGGTCATCGGATCGATCGTGCCCCAGCTCGTGATCGGTTTCGCGCTCGCCCTGTGGCTGCGCCGCCGGTTCCGCTTCCGCGGCGTCTACCAGGCGCTGATCTTCTTCCCCTGGGCGATCTCCGGGTTCCTCATCGGCATCCTGTTCCGCTGGATGTTCAACAGCGAGTTCGGCGTCGTGAACGATCTGCTCCAGAAGGCGGGGCTGATCGACGAGCCCGTGGCGTGGCTGGCCGATCCGCACAAGGCGATGATCGCCGTACTGATCGCCAACATCTGGTACGGCGTCACCTTCTTCACCATCATGATCCTGGCCGCGCTCCAGTCGGTCCCCGACGAACTGTACGAGGCCGCGGCGCTGGACGGGGCCGGGAAGGCACGCACGCTCTTCCAGATCACCATCCCCTATATCCGGGTCACGCTGGTGCTCACGGTGCTGCTGCGGGTCATCTGGATCTTCAACTTCCCCGATCTGATCTTCGGGATGACCGGTGGCGGGCCGAACAACCAGACACACATCGTGACCACCTGGATGATCAAGATCACTCAGCAGGGCGACTACGGCAAGGCCTCGGCGCTCGGTCTCCTCGTGGTCGCGGGGCTGCTGCTTTTCACGGTGTTCTTCCTGCTGGCCACGCGTGAGAAGCGAGAGGTGAGGTCGTGA